The window ATGCCTCGTATGCCTCGTCAATGTAGCGGCGCACCTCCTTGTCGATCTCGCTCGCGACCTCTTCCGAGTAGTTCCTCTGATGATTGAGATCGCGTCCCAAGAACACCTGATGCTCGGCGCTCTCGCCGTAGGAAATCGGCCCCAAGACGTCGCTCATGCCGTACTGCGTGATCATGCTGCGCACGATGCGCGAGGCATGCTGAATGTCCTGCGAAGCGCCCGTCGAGATCTCCTTCAAGACGACCTCTTCGGCGACGCGGCCGCCCATCGCGACCTTGAGCTTATCCATGAGTTCCGAGCGCGTCGCGTAGGAGCGATCCTCCTTGGGCAGCATCAGCGTGTAGCCGCCCGCCCTGCCGCGCGGAATGATCGTGACCTTGTGTACGGGATCGGCGTTCGGCAGGAGCATGCCGACGAGCGTATGACCGCCCTCGTGATACGCCGTCAGTTCCTTCTCCTTGTCCGTCATGACCTTCGAGCGGCGCTCCGGCCCCGCCATGACGCGCTCGATGGACTCTTCCAGCTCGTTCATGCCGATGCGCTTCTTGTCGCGCCGCGCTGTCAAGAGAGCCGCCTCGTTCACGAGGTTCGACAGATCTGCGCCCGTAAAGCCCGGCGTGCGCCGCGCGAGGATGTCGAGATCGACATCACTCGTCAGAGGCTTGCCCTTCGAGTGAACCTTCAGGATCGCGAGCCTGCCGCGCACATCGGGCTTGTCGACGACGATCTGGCGGTCGAAGCGGCCGGGGCGCAGAAGCGCGGGATCAAGGATGTCGGGACGGTTCGTCGCCGCCATGATGATGATGCCTTCATTGGCCGCGAAGCCATCCATCTCGACGAGCAGCTGGTTGAGCGTCTGCTCGCGCTCGTCGTGACCGCCGCCGACGCCTGCACCGCGCTGGCGGCCGACGGCGTCGATCTCGTCGATGAAGACGATGCACGGCGCGTTCTTCTTCGCCTGATCGAAGAGGTCGCGCACGCGCGAGGCGCCGACGCCGACGAACATCTCGACGAAGTCCGAGCCGCTGATCGTGAAGAACGGCACGCCTGCCTCGCCTGCGACGGCGCGTGCGAGCAGCGTCTTGCCCGTGCCCGGGGGGCCATAGAGCAGCACGCCCTTCGGGATGCGTGCACCGAGGTCGTTGAACTTCTTCGGATGCTTGAGGAATTCAACGACCTCCTCAAGCTCCTGCTTCGCCTCGTCTGCGCCCGCCACATCCTCGAACGTGACCTTCATCTTGTCACTCGCCGTCATGCGCGCACGGCTCTTGCCAAAAGACATCACGCGGCCGCCGCCGCCCTGCGTCTGCTGCATGATGAAGAACCAGACGCCGATCAAGAGAAGAATCGGCAGGATCGAAGAGAACATCGTCGACCACCACGGCGTTTCCGCCGGGCGCTCCGCCTTGATCTCGACGTTCTTCTCCTGCAGGGTCTTGAGGAAGTTCGTATCCTGATTCGGCGCATCGGGCGTGATCGTCAAAAACTCCGTGCCATCGGCGAGCGTGCCCTTGACGACGTTGTGCTCAAGCGTGACCTTCGCGACCTCGCCATTTTGCACCTGCTGCAGAAAATCCGAATAGTTGACCTCGTTCGTCACCACCTCGCGCGTCTGAAAATAGTCAATCGCGGAGATGGCGATCAAGATGATCAGCAGATAGAACACCACACTGCGAAAAAGTTTATTCAATCGGTCATCCTCCTGTTCCAAAACAATGCTTTAAGAAAAAGCCGGAAAGTCACGGCATTTCACCAAAATCCCCATATCATGTTTCAGCAAAAGGCGACGAAAGCGCCTTTTGACTCACACAACAAAAAAACCTCTACAGCATTTCATTATAGCATTAAAACAGGTGTTATACAAACCCTTTCGCACGATATTCGAATATTTCACAGAAGGCGCACGCCGTCTCATTTACTGTAGATCTCGGGTTTTAGGATGCCGAGGTACGGCAGGTTTCTGTACTTTTGATCGTAGTCAAGCCCATAGCCAACGAGGAAGGCGTCGGGCACTTCCGCACCGCAGTAGTCGACTTTCACATCGACCTTGCGCCGAGACGGCTTGCTCAAAAGCGAGCAGAGCTTGACGCTCTTCGCCTTTCGATGGCGGAAGTTCTCCAT of the Selenomonas sputigena genome contains:
- the ftsH gene encoding ATP-dependent zinc metalloprotease FtsH, whose protein sequence is MNKLFRSVVFYLLIILIAISAIDYFQTREVVTNEVNYSDFLQQVQNGEVAKVTLEHNVVKGTLADGTEFLTITPDAPNQDTNFLKTLQEKNVEIKAERPAETPWWSTMFSSILPILLLIGVWFFIMQQTQGGGGRVMSFGKSRARMTASDKMKVTFEDVAGADEAKQELEEVVEFLKHPKKFNDLGARIPKGVLLYGPPGTGKTLLARAVAGEAGVPFFTISGSDFVEMFVGVGASRVRDLFDQAKKNAPCIVFIDEIDAVGRQRGAGVGGGHDEREQTLNQLLVEMDGFAANEGIIIMAATNRPDILDPALLRPGRFDRQIVVDKPDVRGRLAILKVHSKGKPLTSDVDLDILARRTPGFTGADLSNLVNEAALLTARRDKKRIGMNELEESIERVMAGPERRSKVMTDKEKELTAYHEGGHTLVGMLLPNADPVHKVTIIPRGRAGGYTLMLPKEDRSYATRSELMDKLKVAMGGRVAEEVVLKEISTGASQDIQHASRIVRSMITQYGMSDVLGPISYGESAEHQVFLGRDLNHQRNYSEEVASEIDKEVRRYIDEAYEACRKIIIDNRDKLDLIAQALIERETLEASELEELVETGKITEKDKKPEEDVNEPDDHDGVILEPLHRPADAELRKPVEEAAEEEVEVKEVAPKLNVTRHDG